A region from the Anomaloglossus baeobatrachus isolate aAnoBae1 chromosome 11, aAnoBae1.hap1, whole genome shotgun sequence genome encodes:
- the LOC142257034 gene encoding nicotinamide N-methyltransferase-like, with translation MDSGSHKFYHEDDFDSRQHLEDYVSDNPDRISEEDSLIFPIENLIKTFTEGHNKGDVLIDLSLGSIIHHLFAACDFFKHIIVLKMRDRCIMELKRWVDERTGAFYWGHATKLHVDIEENRDLLQDKEGKVKSALQHVLKCDLEKEDIMDPIILPPADCVISAWLLDVICKDQDDYMRYLKRFSRLLKPGGHIILIGCLDMTYYTIGKHKFRAFSYDEAFARKALVGEGFIIDRCEVKMRTNVNDHNDYKGMIFIAAHRET, from the exons ATGGATTCCGGTTCCCATAAGTTCTACCATGAAGATGACTTTGATTCCAGACAACATTTGGAGGATTACGTGTCAGATAACCCTGATAGGATCTCTGAAGAGGATTCCTTGATATTTCCCATTGAAAATCTTATAAAAACATTTACAGAGG GTCATAACAAAGGAGATGTCTTGATTGACCTCAGTCTTGGTTCCATAATTCATCACTTATTTGCAGCCTGTGACTTTTTCAAACACATCATAGTGTTGAAGATGAGAGACAGATGCATCATGGAGCTGAAGAGATGGGTGGACGAACGTACTGGAGCATTTTATTGGGGTCATGCCACTAAGCTTCATGTAGACATAGAGGAAAACAG AGATTTGTTACAGGACAAAGAAGGAAAAGTGAAATCGGCCCTTCAACATGTTTTGAAATGTGACCTCGAGAAAGAAGATATCATGGATCCAATCATCTTACCACCAGCAGATTGTGTCATCAGTGCTTGGCTCCTGGATGTTATCTGTAAAGATCAAGATGATTACATGAGATATCTCAAGAGGTTCTCAAGATTGCTGAAGCCTGGAGGACACATTATATTAATTGGGTGTTTAGATATGACATATTACACAATCGGGAAACACAAGTTTCGTGCTTTCAGTTATGATGAGGCGTTTGCCAGGAAAGCTCTGGTTGGAGAAGGTTTTATCATTGACCGATGTGAGGTTAAGATGAGAACGAATGTGAATGACCACAATGACTATAAGGGCATGATATTCATTGCAGCTCACAGAGAGACATAG